Below is a window of Verrucomicrobiota bacterium DNA.
CGTTGGGGCTACGACTGAGTAGTAGTCTACCGCGCTCCTTCCCTGGAGCTTGGTTCGACCTCTCGACTCAGTTGATTTAGCCTTTAGCCTTCATCCTTTAGACTTTCCTCCGCATGCCTCCCGCCATCACTGTAAAAAACCTCTCCAAGACCTTCCGCCTGCCCGAGGAGCGCAGGGGAACGTTGCGTGAGCGTTTGATGAAGTTCGGTGTGAGAAACGAGCGGAAGGCTAAGGGGACCTTGGACGACATCAGCTTTGAGATCCAGCAGGGGGAGTTCTTTGGCATCATCGGGCGTAATGGCTCTGGGAAATCAACATTACTCAAGATCTTAGCCGGCATCTATAAGCCAGATAAAGGGAGTGAGTTCACCATCCATGGCCGTATCGCCCCCATGCTAGAGCTAGGAGTGGGATTCAATGCAGAACTGACCGGCCGAGAGAATGTCTACCTGAGCGCCACGATTCTTGGACTGAAAAAGAGCGAGATCGACGCGCGGTATGAGGAGATCGTTCGCTTTGCGGAGCTTGAGAACTTCATGGAACTACAGGTGAAGCATTATTCCAGCGGTATGTCTGTGAAACTAGGCTTCGCCATTGCTACACAGGTTGATGCTCCGATTATGCTCCTTGATGAGGTGTTAGCCGTTGGTGATTTTGTCTTTCAGGAGAAATGCTTCGCTCTCTTTGAGCAGTACAAGAAAGAGGGGAAAACTATCATCCTAGTCACCCACGATCCAGGAGCCATGGAACGCTTCGCCGACCGTGCCATCCTCATTCACGAATCAAAACTAGAGATGATAGGAGATCCCCAAGAGGTACTCGAGAAGTACCACGCACTGGGGTGAAACAAGAAAGTGTTTAGAATGAAGCGGTTAAGACTATAGTTTCTCTCTGAACCTGAAGTTTACCATAACATTTTCATCTCTTTCTTCATAAAGTGTTAACGCCTAATAGCCTTCCCTCTTTTTATCAGTGAGTAAAACACTCCTCGTCATCCCACATTATAATGATGCAGATAGGTTGGAGCCATTTCTGAAGAACCTGGTGGAAGTATTGCCCTCTCACTTCTCCATTCTTGTATCGGATGATGGGTCGGCTTCTGGCCAGAGAGAGAGATTGAACCAGGTTATTGGCAAATACACATCACCAGGCTCAGAGAGCGGCCCGATCGTTTTGCCCCCACATTTCGTGGAGAAAAATACAGGCAAGGGTGGCGCAGTTCGCAGGGGGTGGGACTACGGGGAGGCCCGTGAATTCTCTCTTTTGGCCTTTGCCGATGCAGACGGAGCTGTTTCCGTAACAGAGATCATGCGTGCCGAGCAGCATATCAGGAAAAATCACCAAGAAGTTGATGCCATCTTTGGGAGTCGCGTGAAAATGCTTGGCAGAACTGTGACCCGATCACTGAAGCGGCATCTTTCCGGCCGCATTTTTGCAACATTGGTTTCATGGCTGGGGAATGTGCCCGCCTATGATACTCAGTGCGGTCTGAAAATCCTCAAAACCGACACTTACAGAAAAATTCGACCTGGAATGCAGACTCTTGGATTCGCATTTGATGTGGAGCTCTGCCTGCTCCTTCAGGCGTCAGAGAGCAGAATGATAGAGTTTCCTATCGATTGGCATGATGTGCCGGGCAGCAAAGTGAGCCTCATTCGGGATTCGATCTTGATGGGAATTGAAGTTGTCCGGATTTCCCGTTGCGTGCAATCTATCCAGCCGAATTAAAAACGCATGGAACTCTGTGAGAAAAAGGCTATTGATCTTTCCAAGTTATGGATCCATGTAGCGCTGATCCTTCTTGCCGGGATTGTCTTTTGCGGATGGGGGCTGAGCCGCACGAATTTCTTCCAGTTCGACGACTACATATGGCAGTGGAGAACGCTGAACACATCCTTCGGCGACCTCTTCAACGTCATCCCTAATGCTCCCTACAACGACCGCCCGGTCGGGGCTGTATTGATTAAGGGTCTGTTCTCCCTGTTCGGGATGAACGAGGTCGCCCATCATGCCGTACTCCTGCTCATCCATCTGGTTAGCAGCCTGCTCCTGTACGCCGTCATGAGTCTCATTCTCCGGGACTACCTCGGGAATCCATCCCGTAAATGGATGGGTGTACTACCATGGATTTCAGCAGTTCTCTTTGCTGGATGGTCGACATCGACGCTCAGAGCTGTTTACTGGGATTCGGCGGTCTTTGACCTGCTGGCGGGATTTTTTGTCCTCGTCGCCTCCTATTTCTACTTCCTGGCTCAGGACGGGAAGGGAAGAATCTGGAAATCCTTGATCTGCCTTCTCGCCTATGGTCTGGCCCTGCGATCGAAGGAGATGTCAGTTCTGCTTCCCTGTATGCTGGCCTGCATAACGGTTTGGCAGATCACTTGGAGTAGGAAGGAACTTGGGCGTCCTTTCTCGTGGAATCCCGCTCTATTGGGAGGGCTCTTGGTGCTGATGGTGGCCTATGTGAGTCGGATCCTCTGGATCAAGTCGAGAAATCACGATCTTGATGATCCGCTTAGCCCCTATTTCCTCTCCCATGACCCGCTGATTCTCCTGAGAAACCTGATCCGCTATCTGGCAATCTATTTCAATCCCTTCCAGGACGACTACATTGCATCAAACGGGGCTTGGTCGTGGCCGTTCTACGGATTCTGGGCGGTTCTATGTCTTGGCTTCCTCTGGCTCGCGGTCAGTGGCTACCTGAGGGATAGAAGCCCCCTGATTTTAATCCCACTTCTGTTCGTACTACTGATCGCACCGGTTCTACCCATGCAGAACATGCAGACCAGACTCTACCTCTACATCCCATCGATGATCCTTAGCATTCTGACAGCCACAGGACTCTGCTGGGTTGTTGGAGGAAAGAGGAGCAGTTCTGAAAACTGGCGACCTGTGGCAATTGCAGGAGTTGCATTCCTCATGCTGACATTCATCAGTACGAATGGGATGAATCGCACTTATCGAGGTTTTTATCTTTCAGTAGGACGGGAGAATAAAAAGATCTATAACTTCTTGAGTAAGATGCCCAGACCACCCCACGGAGCCACAGTTTGTCTGGTAAATGTTCCAGAATGGCTTGCTCCCTACTGTTTATTTGGAGAGGGGTCGGGTGGGGGAGATGTTCTAAGAAGCTATTATAATGATTCAAGCCTTAAAGCAGATACAGAAACAATGAAAATAACACCAAGAGACGGATGTGTAGTAATGGACTATAAATGTATAAGAAATGACAAATAATATAAAAAAGACATTTTTAAATTAATGATCACTAGGCTAAAATCTCAATACTACGAAAGAAAGTTTTCCAAACTTCCTATTGAAATCAGGAATTATGAACTAATCGAAGGATTTCTACAGCCAGAAGAAGCAGCAGCATTATATTACTTCTCTAAAAAAGTAAAAAATGGGGTGATTGTGGAAATTGGTTCATGGAAAGGAAAAAGCACTTTTTGCTTAGCTAGAGGCTTAAAAAATGGGAAAGTATTTGCAATTGATCCATTTAATGCAGCCGGCGAAACAGAGAGTGCTGAAAAATATGAAAAAGAAAAAGGTGAAAAAGAATTGATTTTGCAATTTAAAGAAGGGATGGCAAATTTAGGAGTGATTGATAAGATTGAAATATTACATGGCTATTCAAAAGATTTCGTAAATAATTTCAAAAAAATAAATCTTTTATTTATTGATGGAGATCATTCTATAGAAGGATGCCGCTTAGATTTTGAATATTTTGATAAGTTTATAGTTAAAGGGGGTTATATATTATTCCATGATTACTATGCCAATCGAGTAGAACTCGGGCCTACTTGGGTAATAAAAAATATAATTAATAAAAAGAAAGAATATAAGTTTTTACATTTATCGAAATCACTATGGATTGGCATTAAAGTATAATTAAAACAATATATGATATACAAAACACTTGAGATCTGCCCATTATGCAATAGTTCTGCTTCTAAAATAATTGCAAATGCAAGTGATAAAAAAATTATAATGTGTAAAATATGTGATAACGCATGGACTCACCCACTGCCGGATATTTACGATTATAAAAACAACGATTTTCATTCTGACGCGACTGAATCCCAAGTCAGTCAAATAATGGATATAGAGAATCTACCTAGCCAATGGAAAAAAAGTATTTACCAGCAAGTACGACATCTAAAAAGGTCCATACATAAGGAT
It encodes the following:
- a CDS encoding ABC transporter ATP-binding protein, translating into MPPAITVKNLSKTFRLPEERRGTLRERLMKFGVRNERKAKGTLDDISFEIQQGEFFGIIGRNGSGKSTLLKILAGIYKPDKGSEFTIHGRIAPMLELGVGFNAELTGRENVYLSATILGLKKSEIDARYEEIVRFAELENFMELQVKHYSSGMSVKLGFAIATQVDAPIMLLDEVLAVGDFVFQEKCFALFEQYKKEGKTIILVTHDPGAMERFADRAILIHESKLEMIGDPQEVLEKYHALG
- a CDS encoding glycosyltransferase, whose product is MSKTLLVIPHYNDADRLEPFLKNLVEVLPSHFSILVSDDGSASGQRERLNQVIGKYTSPGSESGPIVLPPHFVEKNTGKGGAVRRGWDYGEAREFSLLAFADADGAVSVTEIMRAEQHIRKNHQEVDAIFGSRVKMLGRTVTRSLKRHLSGRIFATLVSWLGNVPAYDTQCGLKILKTDTYRKIRPGMQTLGFAFDVELCLLLQASESRMIEFPIDWHDVPGSKVSLIRDSILMGIEVVRISRCVQSIQPN
- a CDS encoding class I SAM-dependent methyltransferase — its product is MITRLKSQYYERKFSKLPIEIRNYELIEGFLQPEEAAALYYFSKKVKNGVIVEIGSWKGKSTFCLARGLKNGKVFAIDPFNAAGETESAEKYEKEKGEKELILQFKEGMANLGVIDKIEILHGYSKDFVNNFKKINLLFIDGDHSIEGCRLDFEYFDKFIVKGGYILFHDYYANRVELGPTWVIKNIINKKKEYKFLHLSKSLWIGIKV